CTTGTCCACAGGGTCGAGATCGAACGCCAGCGCCGGCGTCCTGTAGTGCATCGGGATCACGAGCTTCGGCTTTAGTTTGTCCATGACAGCCAGGGCACCCCTGGCATCTATCGTGAATGTCCCACCGACAGGAACGAGAAGGACATCCACATCGCCTATCATCCTCGCCTCATTATCGTCGAGCACATGCCCCAGGTCGCCCAGGTGGCAGAGCCTGATATCGTCCATGGTGAAGCAGAAGACCGTGTTCGTGCCCCGCAACTTACCCCCTGCATCATCGTGGTATGTCGCAACGCCCTTTACATCTATGCCAGCCGCTTTATAAATTCCAGGATGCTTTATGACGATCGGCGATCCCAGCACCGCCTCCACGTTGTTGTGATCGAAGTGGTCATGGCTCACGAGAACGATATCCGCTCTGATCGGCGGGAGCGTGTAGCCGACGCTGTCATCCGGAGGATCGGTCACGACGGTCCTTCCAATGGAATCGGTTATCTGAAAGCACGAGTGCCCGAACCACTTTATATCCATGCTCCATCACCATACCCTGCAACTTTTTCCGCACATATTGAGGTGCGGTATCTAAACCTGCCATATCAACGGTTACACAATATAAAAAGAAATGTTTTGCAATCTGCAGTGGCTCACATGCCGGTTGCGGCTGCAAGCGCCATGCTGCTCTCCCGCGAGCTGTTGCCCTCAACGAGCACGACGCTGCTGCTGTTGGTCCAGAGGTACAGGAACCTTATCGATATTCCCCGGAGATCCCTGACCATGTCCCTTATCTCGAGGGCATCATGGCCGTTTATAGTGGCATTCGCAAACCTGTCGATCCCCTCAAGGGGCGGGTACTTGAACTCCTCTCTGCTCTTGTAATTCTCGTAGGCTGCCATCGCATATCCATCGTTCTCCAGGGAGAGTATTGTGATCTTGGCATCATAGTCAACACCCATCTCGCCCCAGATGTATTTCCCGATGGATACATCCTTCACACCGCCGATCTCTCTCGCGCCGTAGAAGTCATTTATCTCCTCGGATATGTTCACTCCTGTGGTGTTCGCATCGATCACGCCCAGCAGCTTGAATCCCGCAGGGAGATTCTCGGTGGGCACACTCACAGCATGCGCCAGCCCAAGTGCGATCAGCAGAATTGAGATGATCGTTACAGATCTGGGTATCATGGTATAGCCAGGGGGTTATCGAGAGATAAAGGTTGCTATCTGCTCAAGGCAGAGGAGATCTGCTGGAACCCCTGCAAGATGCCTGATCTGTAACTGCATCACCGTCATCCAGACCCTGGTAGTGCAGCCGTACCGTTGAAACCCGCAGCGTTCAATAGATGGTTGCGGTACATTGGCTGCAGCGTATCGGTTCCTGCAGTCAGCACATTCGAGACCATGCGGAGAGTCCAGCGCAACTGCACACTACATGCTGCATTTTCGTGCCCGCAAGAGTGCAGAAAATATATATTTGAATTTCGCCGATATAAAAACGGAAAAGAATCTGATAGATACCATATAAAAGAAGGATGTTTCGGACGATGAAAGATTGTGTGGTACCTGATACAAGCGTCGTTATCGACGGCAGGATCTCGGCCAGGGTCAAGTCCGGCGCGCTCGCCGGCCGGAGAATCGTTATACCGGAGGCGGTTGTCGCTGAGCTCGAGGCTCAGGCGAACCACGGGCGCGAGATCGGGATAAAGGGGCTCGAGGAGCTTAGGCGCCTCTCGGAGCTCGCAAAGGCAGGTAAGATAGAGCTTGAGTACGTGGGTGTGAGGCCTGATCTGGATCAGATCAAGCTCGCCGGCGGCGGCGAGATCGATGCCATGATCAGGGATGTCGCCCTGGAGCTGGGAGCATCGTTTCTGACAAGCGATACGGTTCAGTACAAGGTAGCTCAGGCCATGGGACTGGATGTGGAGTACATAAGACCGGAGAGGGATGAGATAAAGAAGCTCAGCATAGAGAAGTTCTTCACAGAGGATACGCTTTCCGTTCACCTCAAAGAGGACGCGATCCCGATGGCCAAGCGCGGAGGGGTGGGCGCGTTCAAGCTTGTGAAGCTCGACGACAAGCCCCTCAGGGAGAAGGACCTGCGCGAGATGGCCAGGGAGATCATAGAGCGCGCAAAGCTCGATCCTGAGGGGTACATAGAGATCGAGAAGAACGGGGCCACTGTTGTGCAGCTCGGACCCATGCGCATCGCAATAACCAGGCCGCCGTTCTCTGATGGTCTCGAGATAACAGCGGTCAGACCTGTCGCAAAGGTCGATCTGGACTCCTACAAGCACGCTGACGAGCTCAAGGCGAGGCTGAGCGAGGGGCAGAGGGGCATTCTCATCGCAGGCCCTCCCGGCTCAGGCAAGTCGACGCTTGCAGCGGGCATAGCCGAGTACCTGCTGAAGTGCAACTACGTCGTCAAGACAATGGAGTCGCCCAGGGACCTCCAGGTGCC
This genomic window from Methanothrix sp. contains:
- a CDS encoding MBL fold metallo-hydrolase produces the protein MDIKWFGHSCFQITDSIGRTVVTDPPDDSVGYTLPPIRADIVLVSHDHFDHNNVEAVLGSPIVIKHPGIYKAAGIDVKGVATYHDDAGGKLRGTNTVFCFTMDDIRLCHLGDLGHVLDDNEARMIGDVDVLLVPVGGTFTIDARGALAVMDKLKPKLVIPMHYRTPALAFDLDPVDKFIKAARGRKVLGPEKLLHVSREDLDQQKIVLLEYVS
- a CDS encoding PINc/VapC family ATPase — protein: MKDCVVPDTSVVIDGRISARVKSGALAGRRIVIPEAVVAELEAQANHGREIGIKGLEELRRLSELAKAGKIELEYVGVRPDLDQIKLAGGGEIDAMIRDVALELGASFLTSDTVQYKVAQAMGLDVEYIRPERDEIKKLSIEKFFTEDTLSVHLKEDAIPMAKRGGVGAFKLVKLDDKPLREKDLREMAREIIERAKLDPEGYIEIEKNGATVVQLGPMRIAITRPPFSDGLEITAVRPVAKVDLDSYKHADELKARLSEGQRGILIAGPPGSGKSTLAAGIAEYLLKCNYVVKTMESPRDLQVPPEVTQYGPLEGSMEASSEILLLVRPDYTIYDEVRKTQDFVVFADMRLAGVGMIGVVHANKPIDALQRLLGRVELGMIPQVVDTVVFIERGEVTKLLDVEFVVKVPTGMVEADLARPVVVVRDFETGAVEYEMYSYGDQIVVMPVTKPGKKPVWRLASKEIEKELAHHVRGPFEVEMISDSSMVVTVPESQIPRVIGKAGRNIEQIERALGMHIDIRGRREEPDVITPRVEESDRHLILWVGAGAGASAEVFVGSEPVFTATIGRRGDIRIAKSSEIARLMLNRLRRGERVEVRLVEG